GGAACGGTCGGTCCTGCGGGCCATGTGCGACCAACTGGAAGCCTTCAGGGAAGGCGCAGGTCCCGACATGGATATCCTGGTCGACCTGAATTTCAACTTCAAGACGGAGGGCTTCCTGAAGATGGCCCGAGCCATGGAGCCCTTCGACCTGCTGTGGGTGGAGATCGACAGCCGGGATCCCAAGGCGCTCCAGTGGATTCGCCGCGGCACCCGAATCCCTCTTGCCTCGGGTGAATGCCTTTTCGGCAGGCGCGACTACAAGCCTTACCTGGAACAGCAGTCCATGGATGTGGCCATCATCGACATCCCCTGGAACGGATTGGCCGAATCGCTGAAGATTGCCTCCCTGGCCGACATCCACGAGGTGAACGTGGCCCCCCACAACTTCTACAGCCCCCTGGCCACCCTGATGAGCGCGCACTTCTGCTCGGTCGCTCCCAACGTGCGGATCATGGAGATCGACCCCGATACGGTTCCCTGGTACGACGACCTGGTCACCGTGAGGCCCAGCATCGTGGAGGGATACCTGCATCTGCCCAGCGGACCGGGCTGGGGTACCGAGGTGAATGAGGAGGCGGTACGAGCCCACCCCCCAAGGGTGAAGCAGTGGAAGTTTTCTTGAGGTCGCAGTTGGATGCGGGCGCGGCGAAAATCAACCCTGATTCTCGGCCGATGCTGCTTTTGAGGAATTTCCGGCGTAGCTCTCGAGGGTGCCTTCCTTGCCGATCTGCACCGAAAAGGTCCCATCCGCCCGGACCGTGGCCTTGATGAACTCGCCGGCCGTCCCCTCGGCGTTGGCAATGAACCGCGGCGGGGTATTCAACTCGGGACCGGTCCGAAGGTTGCGATGAACCTGCCAGATGGTTTCGATCCCCTCCACCCCCATCAGGGTTTTCATGGTCTCGGGCTCCGCCCCCTTTTTGGGAGCGTTGTTGACGACTACGACCCGCGGCCGAATGCTTTCAATCAGGACCGGATTATTGCTGGAGTCCAGTCCGTGGTGGCTGATCTGAAAGAGATCCACCCTGCCGACCCGGTTCACCGGACAGACCAGCTCGGCTTCCAACTCCCAGGTCAGGTCTCCCGTGTCCAGGAACGAAAAGTCGCCGTAGCTCAACAACAACACCAGGCTCTGGCCATTGTCGGTTTCATCCGGTGGTTTGGACGTCCTTGCAGCGCAAAACGGATTGCGCGTGAAGTTTCCGGTTGCCGGCAGAAACTCTCCGGCGGAGGCCAGGCAGTACAGCCCCACGTTCGGCAGTCCCGCTGACTGCCTCAGTGTAATCTCATCGCCGGGCTTGAGCGTCCGGGAACCACCCCGGGTGGTTTCCCGATACTTGGCGATCCCCTCCCTTGCCCGCTTCAAATCGCCCTTGGCGGCATAGTCGCTTTCGCTGGGAAACCCCCGATCATAGAAGTTCCTGATGGGGATCCGCTGGTGCACCCGGGTCGCTCCGGCGTAATGATCTCCATGCCAGTGAGTAGCCACGAAATGGTCGATCCGTGTCAGGCCGGCGACCTGGCTGGCCACCCGATGGATCCTGTCGGCGTGGCTATCTCTGTCCTCTCCGGCATCCACCAGGACGGACTCGCCGCCGGGAGTGACGATCAGTGTGGCGGCTCCCCCGTCGACATCCACCCAGTAGATTTCCAGGGGGCGATCCGGCGTGGCGGCTTCTTCGGAAACAGGGGACTGCTCATTGGCGGCGCATCCCGCTAGGGACAGAGCCATCGCAATGAGAGCCGGAAATACCTTCGACATGGGATCTCCTTTGTGTGCGTTTCGCGTGCAATGGATGGTGGGGAAGCACGGTGGAAGGGAGCCGCCACTGTTCGGCATGGTCGGGAAAGGGGCGGTTCGAAATCCTTCGCCGCGCTGCCGGATTTGCCCGGCTTCCACACCGTCTAGGCCAGGAGCTGCCTTACCACATTCCCGTGCACATCCGTCAGCCGGAAGTCCCGACCCTGGAAACGATGGATCAGCCGGGTGTGGTCGAAACCGAGCAGATGGAGAATGGTGGCGTGCAGGTCGTGCACGTGGACCTTGTCTTTTACCACGTTGAAGCCCAGGTCGTCGGTCACTCCCAAGGTGGTGCCGGGGCGGACGCCCCCGCCGGCCAGCCACATGGCGAAAGCGTTGGGATGGTGGTCGCGGCCGTCGGTTTCCGGTCCCTGCACCATGGGCGTGCGACCGAACTCGCCTCCCCACAGCACCAGGGTCTCATCCAGCAACCCCCGTTGCTTGAGATCCTTGATCAGCGCCGCCGAGGGTTGATCGGTGTCCCGGCAGTTCTCATGAATGCGCTTGGTAAGGTTGGCGTGCTGGTCCCAGGATTCATGGAAGAGCTGCACGAAACGGACGCCTCTCTCCACCAGGCGCCTGGCCAGCAGGCAGTTGTTGGCGTAGGAGGACTTCCCGGGTTCCGCCCCGTAGAGATCCAGGATGGATTGGGGTTCGGTGGAGATATCCATGAGATCGGGCACGCTGGACTGCATGCGAAAGGCCATCTCGAAGGAGTTGATGCGCGTGGCGATTTCAGGGTCCCCGATCGCCTGCAGCCGCATACGGTTCAGGTCCCGAACCGCGTCCAGCGACGCCTTCTGAAGGCCGGAATCGACACCCTTCGGGTTGGAAAGATAGAGGACGGGTTCTCCGGCGCTGCGGAAAGTCACGCCCTGGTGGACGGTGGGCAAGAAGCCGCTCCCCCAGCAGGCGTTGCCACCGCTGGGTCCCTTGCTGCCCGAGCTGAAGACCACGAAGGCAGGCAGGTCCCGGGACTCGCTGCCCAGGCCGTAGGTGACCCAGGACCCCAGGCTGGGCCGGCCGAACTGCTGGGATCCGGTGTTCATCAGAATCTGGCCGGGAGCGTGGTTGAAGGCGTCGGTGGTCATGGACTTTACAATGGCAATGTCGTCGGCGACAGTGCCGAGGTGGGGCAGCACCTCCGATATCTCGGCACCGCTTTGGCCGTGGCGGCTGTACTTGAACTTGGGTCCCAGCAGCGTGGAATGGGGGTCGATGAAGGCCGCCCGATACCCCTCGAGCAGCTCGGCGGGCGGCATGGTCCCGTCGAACCGGGTCAGCTCGGGCTTGTGATCCAGCAGTTCCAGGTGGCTGGGGGCCCCCGCCATGAAGAGAAAGATGACGTTCTTGGCCTTGGGCGCGTAGTGGGGCGCCTTGGGAACCAGAGGATCACTGCGCTGCTGCCGGGCAGCGGCCAGGCCGGCTTCTCCCAGCAGGTGGCCCAAGGCCACCGACCCCAGTCCGACACCGCACTGGGCCAGAAACCAGCGACGGGAGATCTCATGGGGATCCGTAGTTCCGTTTCTATGCTGATTGCTCATGGCTTTACCCTTCTTCCTTACTCTTTCTTCCTTCTTCCTCACTTCCTACTTCCCACTTCCAACTTCCTACTTCCTACTTCTAACTTCCTACTTCCTACTTCTAACTTCCTACTTCCCACTTCCAACTTCCTACTTCCTACTTCTAACTTCCTACTTCCTACTTCTAACTTCCTACTTCCCACTTCCAACTTCCTACTTCCTACTTCTAACTTCCTACTTCCTACTTCTAACTTCCTACTTCCCACTTCTAACTTCCTACTTCTTTCATTCCTTGCTTATGGTCTCATCCAGGTTCAGCAGCACGCGGGACAGGGCTGTCCAGGCGGCCAGCTGGACCGGGGTGGTCCCATCCGGCAGTCTCGGGCGTTCTTCGGGACTATACCCGGCCAGATCCCAGGGGCTGGCCCATCCGTCGGCCAGTCGGCGCTTCTGATCACGCAGGAAGGCCAGCAGCCGGCCGACCTCTTCCCGGGTGGGCTGCCGTGCCACGCAACGGCGAAAGGCATAGTTGAGCCGCTGCTCCCGGTTGTCTCCACCCTCGCGCAGCGTCCGCAATGCCAGGGCTCGAGCCGCTTCCAGAAAAACCGGTTCGTTGAGAGTCGTCAGAGCCTGAAGGGGAGTGTTGGAAAGAGGCCGGCGCACACAGGACGACTCTCCGCTGGGAGCGTCGAAGGTCTGGAGCATGGGGTAGGGAACGGAGCGGTAACGGAAGGTGTAGATCCCCCGCCGGTAGCGGTTCCATCCCTGGGCCTCCTCCCAGACCTTGGTGCTGAAGCTGGCAGGCCGAACGAAGAGAAACTTGGGCGCCGGCGAGTAGACGCTGGGACCGCCGACCTCGGGGCTAAGCAGGCCGCTGGCGGCCAGAGCAATGTCGCGGACCACCTCGGCGTCCACTCGAAATCGCGGGCCTCGGGCCAGCAGACGATTGTAAGGATCCTCGCGGTACTGTTGGGAAGCCGCACTGGATGACTGGCGATAGGTGGCCGAAGTCACGATGAGGCGATGCAGGGACTTGAGGCTCCATCCCCGTTCCATGAACTCGACTGCGAGCCAGTCCAGTAGCTCGGGGTGAGAGGGCGTCTCACTCTGCTTTCCCAGGTCTTCGCTGCTTCGCACCAGGCCCATGCCGAAATACCCCTGCCAGACCCGATTGACCAGGGTGCGGGCCGTCGTGGGAGCCTTGCGGTCCACCAGCCAATGGGCGAAAGCCAAGCGGTCGGCGGGACCGTTCTCCGTCAGGGGATTCAGAAAGGCCGGAACTCCCGGCTTGACTCGCTTGCCCGGACGAAGGAAATCTCCCCGAGACAGCACGTGGGTGGGCCGGAGCCTCTGGCGTTCGGAAAGCACCAACTGAGTGGTCCCCGTGGGGTGCTGGCGCCACAACTCCTCGATGCGCTGATTGAAGCGGTCCCACTCGGGCACCGTGGTCCGCCAGTAGCTGAAGACTTCTCCGATCTGTTCCGGAGTTCGCCGGGCGGGCTCGACGGACAGGATTTCCCGGACCCTCTTGGGCAAGGGATCGGCATCGGCATCGGCCTCGGCGGTGATGGAGAGCCGCAAGCGGCCCAGGTTGCGGTTTCCGGTCCCCTGGTCATCGCCGCCCGCGTGTTTCTGGGTGAGATAAAAGGTCAGGAGAGTACCGTTGGCATGGTCAATGGGCTGCTCCGCCCGGAACACGGCTTTTCGCGGCTGGTTGCGTCTGACGGTTCCGGTGTCCACGCCCCAGGCGGTTTCCTCCTTGCCGTCGATGGCCAAAGCCACCGGTCCGATGACCCGAGGCTCGCCGCCCTCGGTAGCGGGAGCAAGCTCCAGGGGAGCGGGAACGATATCGGCGCTGGCCGAGGCCATCTTCACCGGGCGCATCTGGTCGGGTTGGTCCGCGGGCGCCGCCTCCACTTCAAATTCCGACAGGGCGCAGGTGCCGTTGATGGACCGCCCGGGCCCTCCCATGGGAAGGTCGCCATCGTTCATCAACTCGAGACGGAAGGCGGCGATGGGACGGTGGTCGGTCCTGATCGTCATCTTTACCCGGTGGCTCCCGCCTGTAGCCCCCTGAGCCAGGTAAGATCCGTCCTCCAATGGAAGGTACGCCTGACCCTGCGTAGAAAAATCGTCCACCTCGGGCTGCACCACCGTCCACTGCGGCAGGTCGCGGTCCAGATCGCGTTCCCACGTTTCCATTCGCGTTCGCCAGTCGGGGTGGCGTTGCTGCAGCTCCAACTCCACCTCCCGAATCTGTTGCAGCAAGGTCTCCTGCTGGCGCTGCTCTTCCGGCGTGTAGACGGCGACCTGGGCCTCGTGGGCGTTGTTCAGGAAAGCGAAGAGCTGGTAGTACTCCTCCTGGGTCAGGGGATCATACTTGTGGTTGTGGCACTGGGCGCATTGGATGGTGATGCCCAGAATACCCTTGCCCACCGCCTCCATGCGGTCGAACATGGCTTCCATCCGGAACTGCTCCGGGTCGATGCCCCCTTCCAGGTTCATCATGGAATTTCGAAGGTAACCGGTGGCCACGATCTGGTCCTGGGTGGCTCCCGGGAGCATGTCGCCGGCCAACTGCTCGACAATGAACCGGTCGTAGGGCAGGTCGCGGTTCAGGGCCCTAATGACCCAGTCGCGATAGAACCAG
The window above is part of the Acidobacteriota bacterium genome. Proteins encoded here:
- a CDS encoding mandelate racemase/muconate lactonizing enzyme family protein, with amino-acid sequence MKISRLECLHADAGCRNFDYLKITTDDGLTGWSEFNESFGGMGVSAVIEQLAPTLLGRDPRAYEAIGAMLYAVRRQASGGLVQQALGAIENALLDLKAKSLGISVCEMLGGPVRDRIRLYWSHCGTYRVAWHEEMRLPPVKTLADVAAVGKEVAATGFTALKTNIFLLDGKPRLHIPGFSLVDEFPALNAERSVLRAMCDQLEAFREGAGPDMDILVDLNFNFKTEGFLKMARAMEPFDLLWVEIDSRDPKALQWIRRGTRIPLASGECLFGRRDYKPYLEQQSMDVAIIDIPWNGLAESLKIASLADIHEVNVAPHNFYSPLATLMSAHFCSVAPNVRIMEIDPDTVPWYDDLVTVRPSIVEGYLHLPSGPGWGTEVNEEAVRAHPPRVKQWKFS
- a CDS encoding MBL fold metallo-hydrolase — its product is MSKVFPALIAMALSLAGCAANEQSPVSEEAATPDRPLEIYWVDVDGGAATLIVTPGGESVLVDAGEDRDSHADRIHRVASQVAGLTRIDHFVATHWHGDHYAGATRVHQRIPIRNFYDRGFPSESDYAAKGDLKRAREGIAKYRETTRGGSRTLKPGDEITLRQSAGLPNVGLYCLASAGEFLPATGNFTRNPFCAARTSKPPDETDNGQSLVLLLSYGDFSFLDTGDLTWELEAELVCPVNRVGRVDLFQISHHGLDSSNNPVLIESIRPRVVVVNNAPKKGAEPETMKTLMGVEGIETIWQVHRNLRTGPELNTPPRFIANAEGTAGEFIKATVRADGTFSVQIGKEGTLESYAGNSSKAASAENQG
- a CDS encoding DUF1501 domain-containing protein — encoded protein: MSNQHRNGTTDPHEISRRWFLAQCGVGLGSVALGHLLGEAGLAAARQQRSDPLVPKAPHYAPKAKNVIFLFMAGAPSHLELLDHKPELTRFDGTMPPAELLEGYRAAFIDPHSTLLGPKFKYSRHGQSGAEISEVLPHLGTVADDIAIVKSMTTDAFNHAPGQILMNTGSQQFGRPSLGSWVTYGLGSESRDLPAFVVFSSGSKGPSGGNACWGSGFLPTVHQGVTFRSAGEPVLYLSNPKGVDSGLQKASLDAVRDLNRMRLQAIGDPEIATRINSFEMAFRMQSSVPDLMDISTEPQSILDLYGAEPGKSSYANNCLLARRLVERGVRFVQLFHESWDQHANLTKRIHENCRDTDQPSAALIKDLKQRGLLDETLVLWGGEFGRTPMVQGPETDGRDHHPNAFAMWLAGGGVRPGTTLGVTDDLGFNVVKDKVHVHDLHATILHLLGFDHTRLIHRFQGRDFRLTDVHGNVVRQLLA
- a CDS encoding PSD1 and planctomycete cytochrome C domain-containing protein gives rise to the protein MDFLRDIQPVFQHSCISCHGPEQQMAGLRLDSRSLALGGGQSGRAIQPGDPDGSLLVQRVAGLGDQAQMPMGGKPLDPATIGLIREWIEQGADWPEAAGDDGAAIERHWAYVAPSRPELPKVRDASWVANPIDAFVLDRMEARGLSPSPEADRVTLLRRLSLDLIGLPPTIEEVDAFLADDSSEAYRNQVERLLGSPHYGERWGRRWLDAARYADSDGFEKDLPRIVWFYRDWVIRALNRDLPYDRFIVEQLAGDMLPGATQDQIVATGYLRNSMMNLEGGIDPEQFRMEAMFDRMEAVGKGILGITIQCAQCHNHKYDPLTQEEYYQLFAFLNNAHEAQVAVYTPEEQRQQETLLQQIREVELELQQRHPDWRTRMETWERDLDRDLPQWTVVQPEVDDFSTQGQAYLPLEDGSYLAQGATGGSHRVKMTIRTDHRPIAAFRLELMNDGDLPMGGPGRSINGTCALSEFEVEAAPADQPDQMRPVKMASASADIVPAPLELAPATEGGEPRVIGPVALAIDGKEETAWGVDTGTVRRNQPRKAVFRAEQPIDHANGTLLTFYLTQKHAGGDDQGTGNRNLGRLRLSITAEADADADPLPKRVREILSVEPARRTPEQIGEVFSYWRTTVPEWDRFNQRIEELWRQHPTGTTQLVLSERQRLRPTHVLSRGDFLRPGKRVKPGVPAFLNPLTENGPADRLAFAHWLVDRKAPTTARTLVNRVWQGYFGMGLVRSSEDLGKQSETPSHPELLDWLAVEFMERGWSLKSLHRLIVTSATYRQSSSAASQQYREDPYNRLLARGPRFRVDAEVVRDIALAASGLLSPEVGGPSVYSPAPKFLFVRPASFSTKVWEEAQGWNRYRRGIYTFRYRSVPYPMLQTFDAPSGESSCVRRPLSNTPLQALTTLNEPVFLEAARALALRTLREGGDNREQRLNYAFRRCVARQPTREEVGRLLAFLRDQKRRLADGWASPWDLAGYSPEERPRLPDGTTPVQLAAWTALSRVLLNLDETISKE